The Puntigrus tetrazona isolate hp1 chromosome 16, ASM1883169v1, whole genome shotgun sequence genome includes a region encoding these proteins:
- the snap91a gene encoding clathrin coat assembly protein AP180 isoform X5: protein MSGQTLTDRIAAAQYSLTGSEVARAVCKATTHEVMGPKKKHLEYLIQATQESNVNIPQMADTLFERAGNASWIVVFKALVTTHHLMVHGNERFIQYLASRNTLFNLSNFLDKTGSHGYDMSTFIRRYSRYLNEKAFAYRQMAFDFGRVKKGADGVMRTMSTDKLLKGMPTLQSQIDALLEFDVHPKDLVNGVINAAFLLLFKDLIKLYACYNDGIINLLEKFFQMKKGQCKDALEIYKRFLTRMTRVSEFLKIAEQVGIDKNDIPELTQAPESLLESLETHLNTLEGKKVDESPTKKGSPTNNGTPAGTPAKSAEPTSAAAAITETTTAEPAKAAPATTTINSGFNDLVDFDLLAPTAGASAAPTASWGDLLGEDSLAAPAAAAASSEAPLSEADSAAAASATEPAADAIAAPAAASLPVPAPAATMSDMDLFGDAFAPSPGDGPSEGVTPAAAADACAGSDPWAPSEGSASIAPELDLFAMKPVESVATAASPTSAEPSISPTATPDTPSPPTTTATITATATTTTTTSATTESAAPPTLDLFSDLPAVSRGPSPLPEASVTGDLLSDSFVAPAVAPVAPTPAAPAAPVSPPKAEPAPVLDLLDTFGDTTGETQSTASGAASGDLLGGLISPVAPTVTPTPAPVPSSAPADLLESAFDAFGSVPVSATPAAADITPATAAPSGGFDASVFDGLGDLLMPAITPQSTGGTPMAAASPPLAPGIVPTAGPTMAPAMAPTMAPTMAPTAAQPIKPIGGDLDSSLANLVGNLGVGSQKKDNQWNEKKLTGGANWTPQVAPTSWGTPGAQMSGSAPGAPGAAAPPGAMGAQPGFGMAPAAGAPMMPQPVMMGQPMGQPMMRPPFTGPAATGTPGAPLSPGPAAQSPKNPPPRIPLQI from the exons ACTTGATCCAGGCAACCCAGGAGTCCAATGTCAATATTCCTCAGATGGCTGATACCCTGTTTGAGAGAGCAGGAAATGCCAGCTGGATTGTGGTTTTCAAGGCTTTGGTCACCACTCACCACCTGATGGTTCATGGCAACGAG AGGTTCATCCAGTACCTGGCCTCCAGGAACACTCTATTCAATCTTAGTAATTTTTTGGACAAAACCGGCTCTCATG GTTACGACATGTCAACGTTTATCAGACGCTACAGCAGGTATCTGAACGAGAAGGCTTTTGCCTACAGACAGATGGCTTTTGACTTTGGCCGAGTGAAGAAAGG TGCCGATGGTGTGATGAGAACAATGTCTACAGACAAGCTCTTGAAAGGCATGCCCACGCTGCAGAGTCAGATCGATGCTCTGCTGGAGTTTGAT GTTCATCCAAAAGATCTTGTCAATGGGGTGATCAACGCCGCCTTCCTGTTGCTTTTCAAGGATCTGATCAAGTTGTACGCCTGCTACAATGATGGCATCATTAATCTCTTAG aGAAATTCTTCCAGATGAAGAAAGGACAATGCAAAGACGCGTTGGAAATCTATAAAAGGTTCTTGACACGAATGACCAGAGTCTCAGAGTTCCTCAAAATTGCTGAG CAAGTGGGAATTGACAAAAATGATATTCCTGAACTTACGCAG GCCCCCGAGAGTCTTCTGGAATCTCTGGAGACACATCTCAACACGCTTGAAGGGAAGAAAGT TGATGA gTCACCAACTAAG AAGGGATCTCCAACAAATAATGGAACGCCTGCTGGTACCCCTGCAAAAAGCGCAGAGCCCACCTCTGCAGCAGCTGCCATTACTGAGACCACCACAGCAGAGCCTGCAAAAGCAGCACCAGCTACAACCACCATCAA CAGCGGCTTTAATGATCTCGTGGATTTTGATCTGTTGGCTCCAACTGCAGGGGCTTCAGCAGCTCCCACAGCATCATGGGGAG ATCTGCTtggtgagg ACTCTCTGGCTGCTCCTGCCGCTGCTGCCGCTAGCTCTGAAGCGCCCCTCTCTGAGGCTGACTCTGCCGCCGCAGCCTCTGCTACCGAACCAGCAGCTGACGCCATCGCTGCCCCGGCCGCTGCCTCGCTGCCAGTGCCTGCCCCCGCTGCCACCATGTCAGACATGGATCTTTTCGGAG ATGCGTTTGCGCCCTCCCCAGGCGATGGTCCGAGCGAGGGTGTGACCCCAGCAGCTGCTGCAGATGCATGTGCCGGATCTG ACCCCTGGGCTCCATCCGAGGGGAGTGCAAGCATTGCCCCAGAGCTGGACCTCTTTGCCATGAAGCCGGTAGAGAGTGTCGCTACCGCAGCGTCTCCTACCAGTGCCGAGCCGAGCATCTCGCCAACAGCGACCCCAGATACCCCTTCTCCTCCCACCACTACTGCCACCATCACCGCAACCGCCACCACTACCACAACCACATCCGCTACAACTGAGTCCGCGGCCCCGCCAACACTAGACCTCTTTAGTG ATCTTCCCGCTGTCTCACGCGGGCCCTCACCTTTACCTGAGGCCAGTGTGACTGGTGACCTCTTGTCTG ACTCATTTGTTGCTCCAGCTGTTGCTCCGGTGGCTCCTACACCTGCTGCTCCAGCTGCTCCTGTCTCTCCTCCTAAGGCTGAACCTGCACCTGTGCTGGACCTCCTTG ACACATTTGGTGACACTACCGGGGAGACTCAGTCCACTGCTTCCGGAGCAGCATCAGGTGACCTGCTTGGAG GGTTGATTTCACCGGTCGCCCCGACGGTTACACCGACCCCAGCACCAGTGCCATCTTCGGCCCCGGCTGACCTGCTGGAGTCAGCTTTTGATGCCTTTGGCTCTGTGCCGGTCTCTGCCacaccagcagcagcagacaTAACCCCTGCCACCGCAGCGCCCTCTGGTGGCTTCGATGCATCAG TGTTTGACGGATTAGGAGACCTTCTGATGCCAGCCATAACGCCTCAGAGCACAGGTGGGACCCCCATGGCTGCAGCGAGCCCGCCGTTGGCACCTGGGATTGTGCCCACCGCTGGACCAACAATGGCTCCGGCCATGGCTCCAACAATGGCCCCAACAATGGCACCCACAGCTGCCCAACCAATCAAACCTATCGGAGGAGACTTGGACTCTTCTCTCGCCAATTTAGTCGGAA ACTTGGGGGTGGGAAGCCAAAAGAA GGACAACCAGTGGAATGAGAAGAAGCTGACAGGAGGAGCTAACTGGACCCCTCAGGTCGCCCCTACTAGCTGGGGCACACCTGGCGCTCAAATG TCTGGCTCCGCTCCTGGAGCCCCCGGAGCTGCTGCCCCACCTGGAGCAATGGGAGCACAGCCTGGCTTTGGCatg GCTCCAGCAGCAGGTGCTCCCATGATGCCCCAGCCTGTGATGATGGGACAGCCCATGGGTCAGCCCATGATGAGACCACCATTTACAGGGCCAGCAGCAACAGGAACACCCGGAGCACCA TTGTCTCCAGGGCCAGCTGCTCAGAGCCCCAAAAACCCTCCACCAAGGATCCCCTTGCAGATCTGA
- the snap91a gene encoding clathrin coat assembly protein AP180 isoform X3 yields MSGQTLTDRIAAAQYSLTGSEVARAVCKATTHEVMGPKKKHLEYLIQATQESNVNIPQMADTLFERAGNASWIVVFKALVTTHHLMVHGNERFIQYLASRNTLFNLSNFLDKTGSHGYDMSTFIRRYSRYLNEKAFAYRQMAFDFGRVKKGADGVMRTMSTDKLLKGMPTLQSQIDALLEFDVHPKDLVNGVINAAFLLLFKDLIKLYACYNDGIINLLEKFFQMKKGQCKDALEIYKRFLTRMTRVSEFLKIAEQVGIDKNDIPELTQAPESLLESLETHLNTLEGKKVSPTKKGSPTNNGTPAGTPAKSAEPTSAAAAITETTTAEPAKAAPATTTINSGFNDLVDFDLLAPTAGASAAPTASWGDLLGEDSLAAPAAAAASSEAPLSEADSAAAASATEPAADAIAAPAAASLPVPAPAATMSDMDLFGDAFAPSPGDGPSEGVTPAAAADACAGSDPWAPSEGSASIAPELDLFAMKPVESVATAASPTSAEPSISPTATPDTPSPPTTTATITATATTTTTTSATTESAAPPTLDLFSDMFDSMPEQSSSTEPKATTPSVDLFGADLPAVSRGPSPLPEASVTGDLLSDSFVAPAVAPVAPTPAAPAAPVSPPKAEPAPVLDLLDTFGDTTGETQSTASGAASGDLLGGLISPVAPTVTPTPAPVPSSAPADLLESAFDAFGSVPVSATPAAADITPATAAPSGGFDASVFDGLGDLLMPAITPQSTGGTPMAAASPPLAPGIVPTAGPTMAPAMAPTMAPTMAPTAAQPIKPIGGDLDSSLANLVGNLGVGSQKKDNQWNEKKLTGGANWTPQVAPTSWGTPGAQMSGSAPGAPGAAAPPGAMGAQPGFGMAPAAGAPMMPQPVMMGQPMGQPMMRPPFTGPAATGTPGAPLSPGPAAQSPKNPPPRIPLQI; encoded by the exons ACTTGATCCAGGCAACCCAGGAGTCCAATGTCAATATTCCTCAGATGGCTGATACCCTGTTTGAGAGAGCAGGAAATGCCAGCTGGATTGTGGTTTTCAAGGCTTTGGTCACCACTCACCACCTGATGGTTCATGGCAACGAG AGGTTCATCCAGTACCTGGCCTCCAGGAACACTCTATTCAATCTTAGTAATTTTTTGGACAAAACCGGCTCTCATG GTTACGACATGTCAACGTTTATCAGACGCTACAGCAGGTATCTGAACGAGAAGGCTTTTGCCTACAGACAGATGGCTTTTGACTTTGGCCGAGTGAAGAAAGG TGCCGATGGTGTGATGAGAACAATGTCTACAGACAAGCTCTTGAAAGGCATGCCCACGCTGCAGAGTCAGATCGATGCTCTGCTGGAGTTTGAT GTTCATCCAAAAGATCTTGTCAATGGGGTGATCAACGCCGCCTTCCTGTTGCTTTTCAAGGATCTGATCAAGTTGTACGCCTGCTACAATGATGGCATCATTAATCTCTTAG aGAAATTCTTCCAGATGAAGAAAGGACAATGCAAAGACGCGTTGGAAATCTATAAAAGGTTCTTGACACGAATGACCAGAGTCTCAGAGTTCCTCAAAATTGCTGAG CAAGTGGGAATTGACAAAAATGATATTCCTGAACTTACGCAG GCCCCCGAGAGTCTTCTGGAATCTCTGGAGACACATCTCAACACGCTTGAAGGGAAGAAAGT gTCACCAACTAAG AAGGGATCTCCAACAAATAATGGAACGCCTGCTGGTACCCCTGCAAAAAGCGCAGAGCCCACCTCTGCAGCAGCTGCCATTACTGAGACCACCACAGCAGAGCCTGCAAAAGCAGCACCAGCTACAACCACCATCAA CAGCGGCTTTAATGATCTCGTGGATTTTGATCTGTTGGCTCCAACTGCAGGGGCTTCAGCAGCTCCCACAGCATCATGGGGAG ATCTGCTtggtgagg ACTCTCTGGCTGCTCCTGCCGCTGCTGCCGCTAGCTCTGAAGCGCCCCTCTCTGAGGCTGACTCTGCCGCCGCAGCCTCTGCTACCGAACCAGCAGCTGACGCCATCGCTGCCCCGGCCGCTGCCTCGCTGCCAGTGCCTGCCCCCGCTGCCACCATGTCAGACATGGATCTTTTCGGAG ATGCGTTTGCGCCCTCCCCAGGCGATGGTCCGAGCGAGGGTGTGACCCCAGCAGCTGCTGCAGATGCATGTGCCGGATCTG ACCCCTGGGCTCCATCCGAGGGGAGTGCAAGCATTGCCCCAGAGCTGGACCTCTTTGCCATGAAGCCGGTAGAGAGTGTCGCTACCGCAGCGTCTCCTACCAGTGCCGAGCCGAGCATCTCGCCAACAGCGACCCCAGATACCCCTTCTCCTCCCACCACTACTGCCACCATCACCGCAACCGCCACCACTACCACAACCACATCCGCTACAACTGAGTCCGCGGCCCCGCCAACACTAGACCTCTTTAGTG ATATGTTTGATTCTATGCCTGAGCAAAGCTCCTCCACAGAGCCCAAAGCAACCACTCCTAGTGTAGACCTTTTTGGTGCAG ATCTTCCCGCTGTCTCACGCGGGCCCTCACCTTTACCTGAGGCCAGTGTGACTGGTGACCTCTTGTCTG ACTCATTTGTTGCTCCAGCTGTTGCTCCGGTGGCTCCTACACCTGCTGCTCCAGCTGCTCCTGTCTCTCCTCCTAAGGCTGAACCTGCACCTGTGCTGGACCTCCTTG ACACATTTGGTGACACTACCGGGGAGACTCAGTCCACTGCTTCCGGAGCAGCATCAGGTGACCTGCTTGGAG GGTTGATTTCACCGGTCGCCCCGACGGTTACACCGACCCCAGCACCAGTGCCATCTTCGGCCCCGGCTGACCTGCTGGAGTCAGCTTTTGATGCCTTTGGCTCTGTGCCGGTCTCTGCCacaccagcagcagcagacaTAACCCCTGCCACCGCAGCGCCCTCTGGTGGCTTCGATGCATCAG TGTTTGACGGATTAGGAGACCTTCTGATGCCAGCCATAACGCCTCAGAGCACAGGTGGGACCCCCATGGCTGCAGCGAGCCCGCCGTTGGCACCTGGGATTGTGCCCACCGCTGGACCAACAATGGCTCCGGCCATGGCTCCAACAATGGCCCCAACAATGGCACCCACAGCTGCCCAACCAATCAAACCTATCGGAGGAGACTTGGACTCTTCTCTCGCCAATTTAGTCGGAA ACTTGGGGGTGGGAAGCCAAAAGAA GGACAACCAGTGGAATGAGAAGAAGCTGACAGGAGGAGCTAACTGGACCCCTCAGGTCGCCCCTACTAGCTGGGGCACACCTGGCGCTCAAATG TCTGGCTCCGCTCCTGGAGCCCCCGGAGCTGCTGCCCCACCTGGAGCAATGGGAGCACAGCCTGGCTTTGGCatg GCTCCAGCAGCAGGTGCTCCCATGATGCCCCAGCCTGTGATGATGGGACAGCCCATGGGTCAGCCCATGATGAGACCACCATTTACAGGGCCAGCAGCAACAGGAACACCCGGAGCACCA TTGTCTCCAGGGCCAGCTGCTCAGAGCCCCAAAAACCCTCCACCAAGGATCCCCTTGCAGATCTGA
- the snap91a gene encoding clathrin coat assembly protein AP180 isoform X7: protein MSGQTLTDRIAAAQYSLTGSEVARAVCKATTHEVMGPKKKHLEYLIQATQESNVNIPQMADTLFERAGNASWIVVFKALVTTHHLMVHGNERFIQYLASRNTLFNLSNFLDKTGSHGYDMSTFIRRYSRYLNEKAFAYRQMAFDFGRVKKGADGVMRTMSTDKLLKGMPTLQSQIDALLEFDVHPKDLVNGVINAAFLLLFKDLIKLYACYNDGIINLLEKFFQMKKGQCKDALEIYKRFLTRMTRVSEFLKIAEQVGIDKNDIPELTQAPESLLESLETHLNTLEGKKVDESPTKKGSPTNNGTPAGTPAKSAEPTSAAAAITETTTAEPAKAAPATTTINSGFNDLVDFDLLAPTAGASAAPTASWGDLLGEDSLAAPAAAAASSEAPLSEADSAAAASATEPAADAIAAPAAASLPVPAPAATMSDMDLFGDAFAPSPGDGPSEGVTPAAAADACAGSDPWAPSEGSASIAPELDLFAMKPVESVATAASPTSAEPSISPTATPDTPSPPTTTATITATATTTTTTSATTESAAPPTLDLFSDMFDSMPEQSSSTEPKATTPSVDLFGADLPAVSRGPSPLPEASVTGDLLSDSFVAPAVAPVAPTPAAPAAPVSPPKAEPAPVLDLLVCMQL, encoded by the exons ACTTGATCCAGGCAACCCAGGAGTCCAATGTCAATATTCCTCAGATGGCTGATACCCTGTTTGAGAGAGCAGGAAATGCCAGCTGGATTGTGGTTTTCAAGGCTTTGGTCACCACTCACCACCTGATGGTTCATGGCAACGAG AGGTTCATCCAGTACCTGGCCTCCAGGAACACTCTATTCAATCTTAGTAATTTTTTGGACAAAACCGGCTCTCATG GTTACGACATGTCAACGTTTATCAGACGCTACAGCAGGTATCTGAACGAGAAGGCTTTTGCCTACAGACAGATGGCTTTTGACTTTGGCCGAGTGAAGAAAGG TGCCGATGGTGTGATGAGAACAATGTCTACAGACAAGCTCTTGAAAGGCATGCCCACGCTGCAGAGTCAGATCGATGCTCTGCTGGAGTTTGAT GTTCATCCAAAAGATCTTGTCAATGGGGTGATCAACGCCGCCTTCCTGTTGCTTTTCAAGGATCTGATCAAGTTGTACGCCTGCTACAATGATGGCATCATTAATCTCTTAG aGAAATTCTTCCAGATGAAGAAAGGACAATGCAAAGACGCGTTGGAAATCTATAAAAGGTTCTTGACACGAATGACCAGAGTCTCAGAGTTCCTCAAAATTGCTGAG CAAGTGGGAATTGACAAAAATGATATTCCTGAACTTACGCAG GCCCCCGAGAGTCTTCTGGAATCTCTGGAGACACATCTCAACACGCTTGAAGGGAAGAAAGT TGATGA gTCACCAACTAAG AAGGGATCTCCAACAAATAATGGAACGCCTGCTGGTACCCCTGCAAAAAGCGCAGAGCCCACCTCTGCAGCAGCTGCCATTACTGAGACCACCACAGCAGAGCCTGCAAAAGCAGCACCAGCTACAACCACCATCAA CAGCGGCTTTAATGATCTCGTGGATTTTGATCTGTTGGCTCCAACTGCAGGGGCTTCAGCAGCTCCCACAGCATCATGGGGAG ATCTGCTtggtgagg ACTCTCTGGCTGCTCCTGCCGCTGCTGCCGCTAGCTCTGAAGCGCCCCTCTCTGAGGCTGACTCTGCCGCCGCAGCCTCTGCTACCGAACCAGCAGCTGACGCCATCGCTGCCCCGGCCGCTGCCTCGCTGCCAGTGCCTGCCCCCGCTGCCACCATGTCAGACATGGATCTTTTCGGAG ATGCGTTTGCGCCCTCCCCAGGCGATGGTCCGAGCGAGGGTGTGACCCCAGCAGCTGCTGCAGATGCATGTGCCGGATCTG ACCCCTGGGCTCCATCCGAGGGGAGTGCAAGCATTGCCCCAGAGCTGGACCTCTTTGCCATGAAGCCGGTAGAGAGTGTCGCTACCGCAGCGTCTCCTACCAGTGCCGAGCCGAGCATCTCGCCAACAGCGACCCCAGATACCCCTTCTCCTCCCACCACTACTGCCACCATCACCGCAACCGCCACCACTACCACAACCACATCCGCTACAACTGAGTCCGCGGCCCCGCCAACACTAGACCTCTTTAGTG ATATGTTTGATTCTATGCCTGAGCAAAGCTCCTCCACAGAGCCCAAAGCAACCACTCCTAGTGTAGACCTTTTTGGTGCAG ATCTTCCCGCTGTCTCACGCGGGCCCTCACCTTTACCTGAGGCCAGTGTGACTGGTGACCTCTTGTCTG ACTCATTTGTTGCTCCAGCTGTTGCTCCGGTGGCTCCTACACCTGCTGCTCCAGCTGCTCCTGTCTCTCCTCCTAAGGCTGAACCTGCACCTGTGCTGGACCTCCTTG TGTGTATGCAGCTTTAA